Proteins found in one Sorghum bicolor cultivar BTx623 chromosome 1, Sorghum_bicolor_NCBIv3, whole genome shotgun sequence genomic segment:
- the LOC8083713 gene encoding probable pre-mRNA-splicing factor ATP-dependent RNA helicase DEAH3 isoform X2 has protein sequence MLLREAMADPLLEKYKVIVLDEAHERTLATDVLFGLLKEVLKNRPDLKLVVMSATLEAEKFQGYFSGAPLMKVPGRLHPVEIFYTQEPERDYLEAAIRTVVQIHMCEPAGDILVFLTGEEEIEDACRKINKEINNMGDQVGTVKVVPLYSTLPPAMQQKIFEPAPAPLKEGGPPGRKIVVSTNIAETSLTIDGIVYVIDPGFSKQKVYNPRIRVESLLVSPISKASAHQRAGRAGRTQPGKCFRLYTEKSFNEDLQPQTYPEILRSNLANTVLTLKKLGIDDLVHFDFMDPPAPETLMRALEVLNYLGALDDEGNLTQLGEMMSEFPLDPQMSKMLVISPKYNCSNEILSISAMLSVPNCFLRPREAQKAADEAKARFGHIDGDHLTLLNVYHAYKQNNEDPQWCYENFINSRALKSADNVRQQLVRIMTRFNLKMCSTDFNSREYYVNIRKAMLAGYFMQVAHLERTGHYLTVKDNQVVHLHPSNCMDHKPEWVIYNEYVLTTRNFIRTVTDIGGEWLIDIAPHYYDLSNFPSCEAKRVLERLYNKRERERASNRG, from the exons ATGCTTTTGAGAGAAGCAATGGCAGACCCACTTTTAGAGAAGTACAAGGTGATTGTTCTTGATGAGGCTCATGAGAGGACTTTGGCAACAGATGTTCTGTTTGGGCTTCTAAAGGAGGTTCTAAAAAATAGACCAGATTTGAAGCTTGTTGTTATGAGCGCTACCCTTGAAGCAGAGAAATTCCAGGGTTACTTCAGTGGTGCACCCTTGATGAAGGTGCCTGGGAGACTTCATCCAGTTGAGATATTTTATACCCAAGAACCAGAGAGGGACTATCTAGAGGCTGCTATCAGGACAGTTGTGCAAATACATATGTGTGAACCTGCTGGTGATATCCTTGTATTCCTTACTGGAGAAGAGGAGATTGAGGATGCATGTCGGAAAATCAATAAGGAAATTAATAATATGGGAGATCAGGTTGGCACAGTTAAAGTCGTGCCTTTATACTCTACACTGCCTCCAGCCATGCAGCAGAAGATTTTTGAACCTGCTCCTGCCCCATTGAAGGAAGGAGGTCCTCCTGGAAGGAAAATTGTTGTCTCCACAAACATTGCTGAAACATCCTTAACTATAGATGGCATAGTTTATGTGATAGACCCAGGGTTTTCCAAACAGAAAGTTTACAACCCAAGAATAAGGGTGGAATCCCTCCTGGTGTCACCAATTTCTAAGGCAAGTGCTCATCAGAGAGCTGGTCGTGCTGGACGAACGCAACCTGGGAAGTGCTTTAGGCTATACACAGAGAAGAGTTTCAATGAGGATTTGCAACCACAGACATACCCAGAAATTCTTCGGTCGAACCTGGCAAATACAGTTCTGACCTTGAAGAAACTTGGAATTGATGATTTAGTACATTTTGACTTTATGGATCCTCCAGCGCCAGAAACTCTAATGAGGGCCTTAGAAGTTTTGAACTATTTGGGTGCACTAGATGATGAAGGTAATCTAACACAGTTAGGTGAGATGATGAGTGAGTTTCCCCTGGATCCACAAATGTCGAAGATGCTTGTCATCAGTCCAAAGTACAACTGTTCGAACGAGATCTTATCAATATCTGCCATGCTGTCAG TACCCAATTGCTTCCTCCGGCCTAGGGAGGCTCAAAAGGCTGCTGATGAGGCGAAGGCTCGATTTGGCCATATTGATGGGGACCATCTGACGCTTCTGAATGTATACCATGCATACAAGCAAAACA ATGAAGATCCCCAGTGGTGTTACGAGAACTTTATCAATTCCAGAGCACTTAAGTCTGCAGACAATGTCAGACAACAGCTTGTTCGCATCATGACTAGATTCAACCTCAAGATGTGCAGCACGGATTTCAATAGCCGTGAGTACTATGTCAATATAAGGAAAGCCATGCTTGCAGGGTATTTCATGCAGGTCGCTCACCTGGAGCGAACTGGACATTACCTGACTGTAAAAGACAACCAG GTTGTCCATCTTCATCCCTCCAATTGTATGGACCATAAGCCAGAGTGGGTCATCTACAATGAATACGTCTTGACCACCAGGAATTTCATCCGCACAGTCACCGATATCGGTGGGGAATG GCTAATTGATATCGCGCCACATTACTATGATCTGAGCAATTTCCCGTCATGTGAGGCCAAGCGTGTTCTTGAGAGGCTGTATAACAAGCGGGAGAGGGAAAGAGCTTCAAATAGAGGCTGA
- the LOC8081058 gene encoding uncharacterized protein LOC8081058, with amino-acid sequence MDGPRASERTRPAGPGQPRRSPSVPDPPAHRRECDAPLVAEKENPHPSTTPSTSTTARHEQTGAAVEHVTPPSHHRPPVKTKQSVKPTKQTTQDASSHLNRRAAAPQRPDDRRPTQRAPCPSAGIERKGGGEVGNQPARVEPAVAARPRLGGPMGGRLVSVLRWPPDLGLPSLAALLPSPPAHLRVQVQEWWQWQWSRPDEQLGASARRWPELVRDVPLLVDAALWGVVTAVESVALVSMMCCFFLCCGCTL; translated from the coding sequence ATGGATGGGCCTCGTGCGTCCGAGCGCACCAGGCCTGCAGGCCCAGGGCAGCCCAGACGATCGCCCTCAGTGCCAGACCCACCGGCCCACCGCCGTGAATGCGATGCGCCCCTCGTGGCGGAGAAAGAAAACCCGCACCCCTCCACCACGCCTAGCACGAGCACGACGGCGCGCCACGAGCAGACGGGAGCAGCAGTAGAACACGTTACACCGCCATCACATCATCGCCCCCCCGTCAAGACCAAACAAAGTGTCAAACCAACCAAACAAACAACACAAGACGCCTCGAGCCACTTAAACAGAAGAGCCGCTGCGCCACAGCGACCGGACGACCGACGGCCGACGCAGCGCGCGCCCTGCCCCAGCGCCGGGATCGAGAGGAAGGGAGGAGGGGAAGTGGGGAACCAGCCGGCGCGCGTGGAGCCCGCCGTCGCCGCGCGGCCTCGCCTCGGCGGGCCCATGGGGGGAAGGCTGGTGTCCGTGCTCCGGTGGCCGCCGGACCTGGGCCTGCCCAGCCTGGCCGCGCTGCTCCCCTCGCCGCCCGCGCACCTCCGGGTCCAGGTCCAGGAGTGGTGGCAGTGGCAGTGGTCGCGCCCCGATGAGCAGCTCGGCGCGTCGGCGCGGCGGTGGCCCGAGCTCGTGCGGGACGTGCCGCTCCTGGTGGACGCCGCGCTCTGGGGCGTCGTCACGGCCGTGGAGTCCGTCGCGCTCGTCTCCATGATGTGCTGCTTCTTCCTCTGCTGCGGCTGCACGCTCTGA
- the LOC8083713 gene encoding probable pre-mRNA-splicing factor ATP-dependent RNA helicase DEAH3 isoform X1 yields MGTERKRKVSLFDVVDETSVSAKLGRAASNGAAATAAGGNPSVNRWNGRPYTARYFEILEKRRTLPVWQQKEEFLRSLRDNQTLILVGETGSGKTTQIPQFVLEAEGLSNRSMVACTQPRRVAAMSVSRRVAEEMDVTIGEEVGYSIRFEDCSSHKTVLKYLTDGMLLREAMADPLLEKYKVIVLDEAHERTLATDVLFGLLKEVLKNRPDLKLVVMSATLEAEKFQGYFSGAPLMKVPGRLHPVEIFYTQEPERDYLEAAIRTVVQIHMCEPAGDILVFLTGEEEIEDACRKINKEINNMGDQVGTVKVVPLYSTLPPAMQQKIFEPAPAPLKEGGPPGRKIVVSTNIAETSLTIDGIVYVIDPGFSKQKVYNPRIRVESLLVSPISKASAHQRAGRAGRTQPGKCFRLYTEKSFNEDLQPQTYPEILRSNLANTVLTLKKLGIDDLVHFDFMDPPAPETLMRALEVLNYLGALDDEGNLTQLGEMMSEFPLDPQMSKMLVISPKYNCSNEILSISAMLSVPNCFLRPREAQKAADEAKARFGHIDGDHLTLLNVYHAYKQNNEDPQWCYENFINSRALKSADNVRQQLVRIMTRFNLKMCSTDFNSREYYVNIRKAMLAGYFMQVAHLERTGHYLTVKDNQVVHLHPSNCMDHKPEWVIYNEYVLTTRNFIRTVTDIGGEWLIDIAPHYYDLSNFPSCEAKRVLERLYNKRERERASNRG; encoded by the exons ATGGGGACGGAGCGGAAGCGGAAGGTGAGCCTCTTCGACGTGGTCGACGAGACCTCCGTCTCCGCCAAGCTGGGCCGCGCCGCCTCCaacggcgccgccgccaccgcggcGGGGGGCAACCCGTCTGTCAACCGGTGGAACGGGCGGCCCTACACGGCACGGTACTTCGAGATCCTCGAGAAGCGCCGCACGCTCCCCGTGTGGCAGCAGAAGGAGGAGTTCCTCCGCTCTCTCCGCGACAACCAGACCCTCATCCTCGTCGGTGAAACGGGAAGCGGGAAGACAACTCAG ATCCCCCAATTTGTTCTTGAGGCGGAAGGCTTGAGTAACCGTTCCATGGTTGCTTGCACTCAGCCTCGGAGGGTTGCAGCAATGTCAGTCTCCAGGCGTGTGGCGGAGGAGATGGATGTTACTATTGGGGAAGAAGTGGGTTACAGCATTCGGTTTGAGGATTGCAGCAGCCACAAAACTGTTCTCAA ATATTTGACAGATGGTATGCTTTTGAGAGAAGCAATGGCAGACCCACTTTTAGAGAAGTACAAGGTGATTGTTCTTGATGAGGCTCATGAGAGGACTTTGGCAACAGATGTTCTGTTTGGGCTTCTAAAGGAGGTTCTAAAAAATAGACCAGATTTGAAGCTTGTTGTTATGAGCGCTACCCTTGAAGCAGAGAAATTCCAGGGTTACTTCAGTGGTGCACCCTTGATGAAGGTGCCTGGGAGACTTCATCCAGTTGAGATATTTTATACCCAAGAACCAGAGAGGGACTATCTAGAGGCTGCTATCAGGACAGTTGTGCAAATACATATGTGTGAACCTGCTGGTGATATCCTTGTATTCCTTACTGGAGAAGAGGAGATTGAGGATGCATGTCGGAAAATCAATAAGGAAATTAATAATATGGGAGATCAGGTTGGCACAGTTAAAGTCGTGCCTTTATACTCTACACTGCCTCCAGCCATGCAGCAGAAGATTTTTGAACCTGCTCCTGCCCCATTGAAGGAAGGAGGTCCTCCTGGAAGGAAAATTGTTGTCTCCACAAACATTGCTGAAACATCCTTAACTATAGATGGCATAGTTTATGTGATAGACCCAGGGTTTTCCAAACAGAAAGTTTACAACCCAAGAATAAGGGTGGAATCCCTCCTGGTGTCACCAATTTCTAAGGCAAGTGCTCATCAGAGAGCTGGTCGTGCTGGACGAACGCAACCTGGGAAGTGCTTTAGGCTATACACAGAGAAGAGTTTCAATGAGGATTTGCAACCACAGACATACCCAGAAATTCTTCGGTCGAACCTGGCAAATACAGTTCTGACCTTGAAGAAACTTGGAATTGATGATTTAGTACATTTTGACTTTATGGATCCTCCAGCGCCAGAAACTCTAATGAGGGCCTTAGAAGTTTTGAACTATTTGGGTGCACTAGATGATGAAGGTAATCTAACACAGTTAGGTGAGATGATGAGTGAGTTTCCCCTGGATCCACAAATGTCGAAGATGCTTGTCATCAGTCCAAAGTACAACTGTTCGAACGAGATCTTATCAATATCTGCCATGCTGTCAG TACCCAATTGCTTCCTCCGGCCTAGGGAGGCTCAAAAGGCTGCTGATGAGGCGAAGGCTCGATTTGGCCATATTGATGGGGACCATCTGACGCTTCTGAATGTATACCATGCATACAAGCAAAACA ATGAAGATCCCCAGTGGTGTTACGAGAACTTTATCAATTCCAGAGCACTTAAGTCTGCAGACAATGTCAGACAACAGCTTGTTCGCATCATGACTAGATTCAACCTCAAGATGTGCAGCACGGATTTCAATAGCCGTGAGTACTATGTCAATATAAGGAAAGCCATGCTTGCAGGGTATTTCATGCAGGTCGCTCACCTGGAGCGAACTGGACATTACCTGACTGTAAAAGACAACCAG GTTGTCCATCTTCATCCCTCCAATTGTATGGACCATAAGCCAGAGTGGGTCATCTACAATGAATACGTCTTGACCACCAGGAATTTCATCCGCACAGTCACCGATATCGGTGGGGAATG GCTAATTGATATCGCGCCACATTACTATGATCTGAGCAATTTCCCGTCATGTGAGGCCAAGCGTGTTCTTGAGAGGCTGTATAACAAGCGGGAGAGGGAAAGAGCTTCAAATAGAGGCTGA